A single region of the Gilliamella apis genome encodes:
- a CDS encoding PTS system mannose/fructose/N-acetylgalactosamine-transporter subunit IIB has product MPINVARIDDRLIHGQVITTWVKNYDIEQVLVINDKVAGDKVQQSVLTMSAPPGLKVLVFGVQQFIEILKKTPIKKRTMLLFTNSIDVNALVEGGLSLEKVNVGGMRMQDGRHQLSRAVSVTPEEEQAFKNLIAKNIPVEVQMVPKDPIVDLQSLLN; this is encoded by the coding sequence ATGCCAATAAATGTAGCCAGAATTGATGACCGTTTGATTCATGGACAAGTTATTACTACTTGGGTAAAAAACTATGACATAGAACAAGTATTAGTTATTAATGACAAAGTCGCTGGTGATAAAGTTCAGCAATCAGTACTCACTATGTCGGCACCTCCTGGGCTAAAAGTTTTAGTGTTTGGTGTACAACAATTTATCGAAATTTTAAAGAAAACCCCGATCAAAAAAAGAACCATGTTACTTTTCACAAATAGTATTGATGTTAATGCGTTAGTTGAAGGTGGATTATCACTGGAAAAAGTGAATGTGGGCGGTATGCGAATGCAAGATGGTCGACATCAATTATCAAGAGCGGTTTCAGTAACACCAGAAGAGGAACAAGCATTCAAAAACCTTATTGCTAAAAATATTCCAGTTGAGGTACAGATGGTTCCTAAAGATCCAATAGTCGATCTGCAATCACTACTTAACTAA
- the plsY gene encoding glycerol-3-phosphate 1-O-acyltransferase PlsY, with translation MTLQIILMIIIAYLCGSLSGAMIICHVMKLHDPSLHGSHNPGATNVLRINGRLPAVIVLIFDMLKGAIPVYIAYRLGISPFFLGIIGISACLGHIFPCFFHFRGGKGVATALGMMAPIGLDFTGCFLLTWFLALIITGYSSVAAIVGFLFAPLFVWFFKPELTLPVTMLSCLIIIRHSSNIMRLFKGEEPKSYARHNKK, from the coding sequence TTGACATTACAAATTATATTAATGATCATCATTGCTTATCTCTGTGGTTCACTGTCTGGCGCCATGATTATTTGCCATGTGATGAAGTTACATGATCCTTCCTTGCATGGCTCTCATAATCCGGGCGCAACCAATGTATTAAGAATTAATGGCCGTTTACCTGCCGTTATCGTATTAATATTTGATATGTTAAAAGGAGCGATTCCTGTTTATATTGCTTATCGACTAGGGATATCACCTTTCTTTTTAGGCATAATTGGTATTTCAGCTTGTCTTGGTCATATTTTCCCTTGCTTCTTTCATTTTCGTGGTGGTAAAGGCGTTGCAACTGCTTTAGGCATGATGGCGCCTATTGGACTTGATTTTACTGGTTGTTTTCTCTTAACGTGGTTTTTGGCGCTAATTATTACTGGCTATTCATCTGTGGCTGCAATTGTTGGCTTTCTTTTTGCACCTCTATTTGTCTGGTTTTTCAAGCCCGAGTTGACGTTACCTGTGACAATGCTCTCTTGCTTAATCATTATTCGTCATAGTAGTAATATTATGCGGCTATTTAAAGGTGAAGAGCCAAAAAGCTATGCTAGGCATAACAAAAAATAG
- a CDS encoding PTS system mannose/fructose/sorbose family transporter subunit IID — translation MSTLHKITKKDLNRIFWNLQTMSFSYNYEKMQMIGFAHCMAPVLDRLYKDADKETRIRAMKRHLEFFNTQINAGALILGVTAAMEEKTSEEEKDAVVSVKAGLMGPFAGLGDSLLKFTWMPICGSIGAAFALQGNIIGPILMFLIYNLVNVLSKYFFIHYGYNKGVDLIEQSKNSNIIQRISNLANVVGVMVLGSLIASTVKVATPLTINVGEQSIKVQEMFDKVMPNFLTLLFALATFFIVRKFQGKYTVSLILAVMVIGVIFSMFGILK, via the coding sequence ATGAGTACTCTACATAAAATTACTAAAAAAGATCTAAATCGTATATTTTGGAACCTACAAACTATGTCATTTTCATATAACTATGAAAAAATGCAAATGATAGGATTTGCCCATTGTATGGCCCCAGTATTAGATCGCCTTTATAAGGATGCTGATAAAGAAACGCGTATCCGTGCAATGAAGCGTCATTTAGAATTTTTTAATACTCAAATTAATGCTGGTGCGTTAATTTTAGGGGTTACCGCTGCAATGGAAGAGAAAACCAGTGAAGAAGAAAAAGATGCGGTAGTCTCTGTTAAAGCTGGTTTAATGGGCCCTTTTGCAGGTTTAGGTGATAGTTTACTTAAATTCACTTGGATGCCAATTTGCGGCAGTATTGGCGCTGCTTTCGCGTTGCAAGGCAATATCATTGGTCCTATATTAATGTTTTTAATTTATAACCTTGTTAATGTATTAAGCAAATATTTCTTTATTCATTATGGCTATAACAAGGGTGTAGATTTAATTGAGCAATCAAAAAATTCAAATATTATTCAAAGAATAAGTAACTTGGCTAATGTTGTTGGTGTCATGGTCTTAGGCTCACTCATTGCATCAACGGTTAAAGTGGCTACACCACTAACGATAAATGTTGGCGAACAATCGATTAAAGTTCAAGAGATGTTCGATAAAGTCATGCCAAATTTTTTAACCTTACTTTTTGCGTTAGCCACATTCTTCATCGTTAGGAAGTTTCAAGGAAAATACACAGTTAGCTTAATACTGGCGGTAATGGTAATTGGGGTAATATTTTCAATGTTTGGTATTTTAAAGTAA
- a CDS encoding DUF4878 domain-containing protein, with protein sequence MKRLTQYVSIFFLTLFAIACSSGESSPEKVAEKYVSAIYSGDADAVIKMIYIPEEDKSSGASTMITGKLQDGAKRAKAYAEEHGGIDKVEYQPTKYLNDDKSRAIIGINVIFKDNANKNEDLKLTKVDGNWFIEVGF encoded by the coding sequence ATGAAACGATTAACTCAGTATGTAAGTATCTTCTTTTTAACTTTATTCGCTATTGCGTGTTCATCAGGTGAAAGCTCACCAGAAAAAGTCGCAGAAAAATATGTATCAGCTATTTATAGTGGCGATGCAGATGCTGTAATAAAAATGATTTATATTCCAGAGGAAGACAAATCTTCAGGTGCTAGCACAATGATTACCGGTAAATTGCAAGACGGAGCAAAAAGAGCTAAAGCTTATGCTGAGGAACATGGCGGCATTGATAAAGTTGAATATCAACCAACTAAATATCTAAATGATGATAAAAGCCGTGCTATCATTGGAATAAATGTAATCTTCAAAGATAATGCTAATAAAAATGAAGACCTTAAATTAACCAAAGTTGATGGTAATTGGTTTATTGAAGTCGGTTTTTAG
- a CDS encoding PTS sugar transporter subunit IIA — MPHPLPIILASHGPFAQGALECAQMLMGEQDNIHVISVLIDSNIDNLRQEMQSSYKKLNQGNGVIILVDIMGGTPCNLATELLISHDDVLLFCGFNIPVLLEVLNNREGTLNDAKLAIEETFPESCKDVRQILNVQQEQSNEL, encoded by the coding sequence ATGCCACATCCTTTACCCATCATTTTAGCTAGTCATGGTCCATTTGCTCAAGGCGCTTTAGAGTGTGCTCAAATGCTTATGGGCGAACAAGACAATATTCATGTTATATCAGTTTTAATTGATAGTAATATCGATAATTTACGTCAGGAAATGCAAAGTAGTTATAAAAAACTTAATCAAGGCAATGGCGTAATTATATTGGTAGATATTATGGGAGGAACGCCCTGCAATCTAGCCACTGAACTGCTCATATCTCATGATGATGTATTGCTATTTTGTGGTTTTAATATTCCAGTATTACTTGAAGTTTTAAATAATCGTGAAGGAACATTAAATGATGCCAAATTAGCTATTGAGGAAACTTTTCCTGAAAGCTGTAAAGATGTTCGGCAGATTTTAAATGTTCAACAAGAACAATCTAATGAGTTGTAA
- a CDS encoding sugar diacid recognition domain-containing protein: protein MKVQSISPILAQSIVDKTMRIINCNVNIMNNRGEIIGSGDLERIGELHEGAVLAISQGRVVTIDSPTAKKLKGVKPGVNFPLKLKEEIVGVIGVTGEPTKIIQFAELVSMTAEMMMEQALLLNQLSQDNRLKEEFILSIIQSDKTVSNITEWSRKLNIDLSLSYVTVIIEIESGQLGIQTAMSELQQIQNELETLTKLVAIKSLTEIVILLPALNKFNRWDLTEHKTKLEKLVSQAKLLSQFKIKISLGNYFHQGNDTIARSYQTAKTALEIGKKRFPHCRNYYYQDLILPVLLDGLNKDWQAEELLSPLNKLKASDSNGLLQNTLETWFIHNLQNNNTAKALFIHRNTLEYRLNNITKLTGLDLSKFDDRVLLYIALQLDK, encoded by the coding sequence ATGAAAGTTCAAAGTATCTCTCCAATACTTGCTCAATCGATTGTTGATAAAACCATGCGCATTATCAATTGTAATGTCAATATAATGAATAATCGGGGAGAAATTATCGGTAGTGGTGATTTAGAACGAATTGGCGAATTACATGAAGGTGCTGTATTAGCCATATCACAAGGCAGAGTAGTGACAATTGACAGTCCAACTGCAAAAAAACTTAAAGGAGTTAAACCGGGTGTTAATTTTCCATTAAAACTTAAAGAAGAAATTGTTGGTGTGATTGGAGTAACGGGTGAACCAACTAAAATTATCCAATTTGCTGAATTAGTGAGTATGACGGCAGAGATGATGATGGAACAAGCATTATTACTCAATCAACTCTCTCAAGATAATCGTTTAAAAGAAGAGTTTATATTATCGATAATTCAATCAGACAAAACTGTCTCCAATATAACTGAATGGAGTCGAAAATTAAACATTGATTTATCTTTATCCTATGTAACTGTCATTATTGAAATCGAAAGTGGCCAACTTGGAATTCAAACCGCAATGAGTGAATTACAACAAATTCAAAATGAACTCGAAACATTAACAAAACTAGTAGCGATAAAATCACTAACCGAAATTGTTATATTACTTCCTGCTTTAAATAAATTTAATCGATGGGATTTAACAGAACATAAAACAAAATTAGAAAAATTAGTTAGTCAGGCAAAACTGCTCAGTCAATTTAAAATAAAAATATCTTTAGGAAATTATTTTCATCAAGGTAACGATACCATAGCAAGATCTTATCAAACAGCCAAAACCGCCTTAGAAATCGGCAAAAAAAGATTTCCACATTGTCGTAATTATTATTATCAAGATCTCATATTACCTGTTTTGTTGGATGGTTTAAATAAAGATTGGCAAGCAGAAGAGTTACTTTCACCGTTAAATAAATTAAAAGCGTCTGATTCAAACGGCTTATTGCAAAATACTCTCGAAACTTGGTTTATCCATAACTTACAGAACAATAATACGGCAAAAGCCCTCTTCATACATCGCAATACATTAGAATATCGATTAAACAATATAACCAAACTAACTGGATTAGATTTGTCAAAATTTGACGATCGAGTACTGCTTTATATTGCATTACAACTCGATAAATAA
- a CDS encoding DUF6694 family lipoprotein, whose protein sequence is MFKKLLAVSLLSFALIGCGDDAAKIDFTTQDTFTSSVKKASEKLSDADKIAFARAIVKATAAAATNPDNAGDEAKVKEDLKNKLNGKTAKEIISEFDK, encoded by the coding sequence ATGTTTAAAAAACTATTAGCAGTATCATTATTAAGTTTTGCGTTAATTGGTTGTGGTGATGATGCAGCTAAAATTGATTTTACCACACAAGATACTTTTACTAGTTCTGTTAAAAAAGCTAGTGAAAAATTAAGTGATGCAGATAAAATTGCTTTCGCGCGTGCTATTGTTAAAGCAACAGCTGCAGCGGCAACTAATCCAGACAATGCTGGTGATGAAGCGAAAGTAAAAGAAGATCTCAAAAACAAACTTAATGGTAAAACAGCTAAAGAAATTATTAGCGAATTTGATAAATAA
- a CDS encoding YiiX/YebB-like N1pC/P60 family cysteine hydrolase yields MKFSYYIFILFLFIKNPVYAQESANSDNSYKEKSSLIHVGDWIFRSGVQTDSLIVKKLDGGIFSHIGMVVAIEPEIKVIHATTTDDENIPNQVIISSLADFTAPELAEKYAIARPNFLTDEQKLQIIAELLTKQGELFKLASREEDHLYCTTLLYDVIIKYKSDFNPEWKYANFPLLRGHYLFPSAFANYSDITWIYSYPDTK; encoded by the coding sequence ATGAAATTTTCCTATTATATTTTTATTCTTTTTCTTTTTATAAAAAATCCAGTTTATGCTCAAGAATCAGCAAATTCCGATAATTCCTATAAAGAAAAGAGTTCATTAATTCATGTTGGGGATTGGATTTTTCGTAGTGGTGTTCAAACAGATAGTCTTATTGTAAAAAAACTTGATGGCGGTATATTTTCTCATATAGGCATGGTTGTCGCGATTGAACCGGAAATAAAAGTTATTCATGCTACGACTACTGATGATGAAAATATTCCAAATCAAGTTATTATTTCAAGTTTGGCTGATTTTACCGCTCCAGAATTAGCTGAGAAATATGCCATAGCGCGGCCAAACTTTTTAACAGACGAGCAAAAGTTACAAATTATTGCCGAGCTGTTAACTAAACAAGGAGAGCTGTTTAAACTCGCTTCTCGTGAGGAAGACCATTTATATTGTACTACGTTATTGTATGACGTCATTATCAAATATAAATCTGATTTTAACCCAGAATGGAAATATGCTAATTTCCCTTTATTGCGTGGTCATTATCTATTTCCGAGCGCTTTTGCCAATTATTCTGATATCACTTGGATATATAGTTATCCGGACACTAAATAA
- the truC gene encoding tRNA pseudouridine(65) synthase TruC: MVFEVLYQDNDLIAINKPEGWLVHRSWLDKNETVVVMQTLRDQIGQHVYPIHRLDRPTSGVLIFALSSDIARLLSQQFAEKQIEKTYHAIVRGYVDGEDTIDYPLVEELDKIADKFASKDKPAQEAITFYKGLSKIELPIAVGKYQTARYSFVELKPQTGRKHQLRRHLKHIFHPIIGDSKHGDLHQNRAFSHYFGVKRLMLHASTIKMMHPVTHEPLTIHANLSEEWLTILKNFR; encoded by the coding sequence ATGGTTTTTGAGGTTCTTTATCAGGACAATGATTTAATAGCAATAAACAAGCCAGAAGGGTGGTTGGTACATCGTAGCTGGCTTGATAAAAATGAAACAGTGGTTGTAATGCAAACATTGCGAGATCAAATAGGGCAACATGTTTATCCTATCCATCGTTTAGATCGACCAACCTCTGGTGTATTAATTTTTGCTTTATCTAGCGATATCGCTCGTTTACTGTCACAACAGTTTGCTGAAAAACAGATTGAAAAAACTTATCATGCTATTGTACGAGGTTATGTTGATGGCGAAGATACTATTGACTATCCATTAGTTGAAGAGTTAGATAAAATTGCTGATAAATTTGCTAGCAAAGATAAGCCAGCCCAAGAAGCAATAACCTTTTATAAAGGCCTTAGTAAAATAGAGTTACCTATTGCAGTAGGCAAATATCAAACAGCTAGGTACAGTTTTGTTGAGTTAAAACCGCAGACCGGTCGAAAACATCAATTGCGTCGCCATTTAAAACATATTTTCCATCCAATTATTGGTGATAGTAAACATGGTGATCTCCATCAAAATCGTGCTTTTAGTCATTATTTCGGTGTTAAACGTCTTATGTTACATGCTAGCACTATCAAAATGATGCACCCCGTCACCCATGAACCATTAACTATCCATGCAAATTTAAGTGAAGAGTGGTTAACAATATTAAAAAACTTTAGATAA
- the recR gene encoding recombination mediator RecR: MQISPLLESLISALRCLPGVGPKSAQRMAYHLLQRNRQAGLHLAHELNEAMNNIGHCKACRTFTEQEICTICANVRRQSSDQLCVVESPADIFAIEQTGQYSGRYFVLLGHLSPLDGIGPSDIGLDLLKSRLASESIHEVILATNPTVEGDATANYIAQMCNEFNIVATRIAHGVPVGGELEMVDGTTLSHSFVGRQKIDF; encoded by the coding sequence ATGCAAATCAGTCCTTTACTCGAATCACTTATTAGTGCACTGCGCTGTTTACCTGGTGTTGGTCCAAAATCAGCACAACGAATGGCTTATCATCTATTACAACGAAACCGTCAAGCAGGACTTCATTTAGCTCATGAGTTAAATGAGGCAATGAATAACATTGGCCATTGTAAAGCATGTAGAACTTTTACTGAGCAAGAGATCTGCACTATTTGTGCTAATGTTCGCCGTCAAAGTAGTGATCAGCTCTGTGTGGTTGAATCTCCAGCAGATATTTTTGCCATTGAGCAAACTGGACAGTATAGTGGTCGTTATTTTGTTTTACTTGGCCATTTATCTCCACTAGATGGCATTGGACCAAGCGATATTGGTCTTGATTTACTAAAAAGCCGATTAGCGTCAGAATCGATTCATGAGGTTATTTTAGCAACCAATCCAACAGTTGAAGGTGATGCAACAGCTAATTACATTGCTCAGATGTGTAATGAGTTTAATATCGTTGCGACTCGTATTGCCCATGGCGTTCCTGTAGGTGGTGAACTTGAAATGGTGGACGGAACTACCTTATCGCATTCATTTGTTGGTCGACAAAAGATAGACTTTTAG
- a CDS encoding MurR/RpiR family transcriptional regulator — protein MIELKLREVKKDLSTKELKVAYFIIENTQTLKNMSIQTLAKLNHVSTTTILRLCNKLGYKGFSDFKVDLIGSIPKKLNNEILQDDINLNDPLADVNSKVQAMEKSSIDETHSIVNIHALNNAIDLIINSQKIVIFGVGSSGLVGKELEYQLIKIKKDVNCHFDAHVTRSLISTLDKNDLVIIISHSGETPDCVELLKLADQSLVPSIAITKMGQSQISSLATFVLHTTSMEHASRLIPIRSKISQISVVNMLLTNLFIRQYDERLLLQTQNREKRKYPAKTTK, from the coding sequence GTGATTGAGTTAAAGCTTAGAGAAGTAAAAAAAGACTTATCAACTAAAGAACTTAAAGTTGCTTATTTTATTATTGAAAATACCCAAACGCTCAAGAATATGAGTATCCAAACGTTAGCAAAACTCAATCACGTAAGCACCACAACTATATTACGTCTATGTAATAAATTAGGATACAAAGGATTTAGTGATTTTAAGGTCGATCTTATTGGCTCAATCCCTAAAAAACTTAATAATGAAATATTACAAGATGATATCAATTTGAATGATCCTCTTGCTGATGTTAATAGTAAAGTCCAAGCAATGGAAAAATCCTCAATCGATGAAACTCACTCCATTGTTAATATTCATGCACTCAATAATGCCATTGATTTAATTATTAATAGTCAAAAAATAGTTATATTTGGTGTAGGCAGTAGTGGTTTAGTTGGTAAAGAACTTGAATATCAACTAATTAAAATAAAGAAAGATGTCAATTGTCACTTCGATGCTCACGTTACACGTAGTCTTATCAGCACATTAGATAAGAATGATCTTGTCATTATTATTTCACATTCAGGAGAAACACCTGATTGTGTTGAATTACTAAAACTAGCCGATCAATCTTTGGTTCCATCTATTGCTATTACCAAAATGGGACAAAGCCAAATTTCATCCTTAGCTACCTTTGTTTTACATACTACTTCTATGGAGCATGCTTCAAGATTAATACCGATACGTTCTAAAATATCACAAATATCTGTTGTAAATATGCTATTGACTAATTTATTTATTCGTCAATATGACGAACGATTACTATTACAAACCCAAAACAGAGAAAAGCGTAAATATCCGGCAAAAACAACAAAATAA
- a CDS encoding PTS mannose/fructose/sorbose/N-acetylgalactosamine transporter subunit IIC: MLTQAILVAIWAGICSLDDVGPQMLRRPLLTGTVAGIIMGDMVQGLAISATLELMWMGIGNVGAYSAPDIVAGAIIGVSLGITTGGGIATGIALGVPVSLLCQQLLIIWRSFACFLNPWAERSVLNGDYKALAKVHFFSTPLWFLIRAVPCFIAIYFGSDLVKTILDAIPKSIIDGMGVASKLIPAVGICILLLMLLKGRMWFFFLLGFMLTTYLKLPIIPVTFIALAFAVLYDMASTNGRTSNNNESSDNQTSMNSNTEEEYDL; this comes from the coding sequence ATGTTAACGCAAGCTATTCTTGTCGCCATTTGGGCGGGAATTTGTTCATTGGATGATGTTGGTCCGCAGATGTTACGTCGCCCATTATTAACTGGTACCGTTGCAGGTATTATTATGGGTGATATGGTTCAAGGGTTAGCAATTAGCGCCACGCTAGAGTTAATGTGGATGGGTATTGGTAACGTAGGTGCATATTCCGCACCAGACATTGTTGCCGGTGCCATTATCGGGGTTTCATTAGGTATTACTACTGGCGGAGGTATTGCTACCGGTATTGCATTGGGCGTGCCTGTATCATTGCTATGCCAACAATTGCTTATTATATGGCGCTCATTTGCTTGTTTTTTAAATCCTTGGGCAGAACGTTCTGTTTTGAATGGCGATTATAAAGCGCTGGCTAAAGTTCACTTTTTCTCAACACCACTTTGGTTTTTAATTCGAGCTGTTCCATGTTTTATTGCAATTTATTTTGGTAGTGATTTAGTTAAAACTATTTTAGATGCGATTCCAAAAAGTATCATTGATGGTATGGGCGTTGCTTCCAAATTAATTCCAGCAGTAGGTATTTGTATTTTATTACTGATGTTACTCAAAGGCAGAATGTGGTTCTTTTTCCTATTAGGTTTCATGCTAACAACCTATTTAAAATTACCAATTATTCCAGTGACATTTATTGCTCTAGCTTTCGCAGTCTTATATGACATGGCATCAACTAATGGCAGAACCAGTAATAATAATGAATCATCCGATAACCAAACATCAATGAATAGCAACACTGAAGAGGAATATGATCTATGA
- a CDS encoding thermostable hemolysin delta-VPH yields the protein MAYFNYHAKAKKLISQGYLVRYEFVDNWNGIKPALVLYFDNANPMPIREYRWQEYLPLISSDDQSK from the coding sequence ATGGCTTATTTTAATTATCACGCTAAAGCCAAAAAACTGATCTCACAAGGCTATCTGGTCCGCTATGAATTTGTCGATAATTGGAACGGTATCAAACCTGCATTAGTTTTATATTTTGACAATGCTAATCCAATGCCGATAAGGGAATATCGTTGGCAAGAATATCTCCCATTGATTAGTTCTGATGATCAATCGAAGTGA
- a CDS encoding pyridoxal phosphatase gives MKYKAVAFDMDGTLLASNRLILPETVEMIQKIMDKGIKVILVSGRHHTVIHPYYYQLKLSTPAICCNGSYLYDFKQQQNFAAKPMTKQQAKTLLNLVNQFGIHTMIYTDQVMNYEILDDHLEGFFGWLNSLPEFLQPEVKKVDNFEQVIEQANMIFKFATSSHNLSALKQFSDAVDALEEFSCEWSWSNRADIAVKGNTKGNGLKHWAEHENIKLSEIVAFGDSYNDISMFAIAGLGIAMGNADDEVKAKASYTIGDNNSPSIANELEKLFL, from the coding sequence ATGAAATATAAAGCAGTTGCTTTTGATATGGATGGTACTTTACTGGCGAGTAATCGTTTAATCCTTCCTGAAACAGTAGAGATGATCCAAAAAATTATGGATAAAGGCATTAAAGTTATTTTAGTCTCTGGTCGTCATCATACGGTAATACATCCTTATTATTATCAACTCAAATTATCAACACCAGCAATTTGTTGTAATGGATCTTACTTATATGATTTCAAACAACAACAAAATTTTGCTGCAAAACCGATGACTAAACAGCAAGCAAAAACTTTATTGAACTTAGTCAATCAGTTTGGTATTCATACCATGATTTACACAGATCAAGTTATGAATTATGAAATTCTTGATGATCATTTAGAAGGATTCTTTGGATGGTTGAACTCATTACCAGAATTTTTACAACCAGAAGTTAAAAAAGTTGATAATTTTGAACAAGTCATTGAACAGGCCAATATGATTTTCAAATTTGCTACCAGTAGCCATAATTTATCTGCCTTAAAACAATTTTCAGATGCAGTTGATGCACTTGAAGAGTTTTCTTGTGAATGGTCATGGTCGAATCGTGCCGATATTGCAGTTAAAGGTAATACAAAAGGCAATGGATTAAAACATTGGGCTGAACATGAAAATATTAAACTAAGTGAAATCGTTGCTTTTGGTGATAGTTATAATGATATTAGTATGTTTGCTATTGCAGGACTAGGTATTGCTATGGGCAATGCCGATGATGAAGTTAAAGCCAAAGCTAGTTATACGATTGGCGATAACAATAGCCCTAGTATTGCTAATGAACTTGAAAAATTATTTTTATAG
- a CDS encoding tyrosine-protein phosphatase: MVVKIKTASLNRNKQGQLTVSFENNSDHRVDLYWTEEANINTTNKTLISEDIKSPFSFEDPLQAKRRIYLILQIGNDFSYLVAERTLPITGLNNFRDFGGYIGANGKRVKWGLLYRSNHLHGLKPDAQQYIKTLNIQTIIDYRCENEIKTSPNSSIGEKQTFNFDASAQTAELAAQFAADPSNEDRALIESVLRDIPKELVNGEGIQVLEQYRNFVLSEKSKNAYRQMLRVVLDGNNSPSIQHCRGGKDRTGYGVLLIQIMLGVSESDIIYDYMLTHDNRLERNKIKMEAYRKITDNEDVLGYLLSLIDTRESFVLEILNTMKKVAGTPSNYIKQELGFTDQDFEKMQAIYLES; the protein is encoded by the coding sequence ATGGTAGTTAAAATTAAAACAGCTTCATTAAACCGCAATAAGCAAGGTCAATTAACTGTCTCATTTGAAAACAATTCAGATCATCGTGTAGATTTATACTGGACTGAAGAAGCAAATATTAATACAACAAATAAAACATTAATCAGTGAAGATATAAAATCGCCGTTTAGTTTTGAAGATCCTTTACAAGCAAAACGTCGTATTTATCTGATTTTACAAATCGGTAATGATTTTTCATATTTAGTTGCTGAACGAACTTTACCAATTACAGGTCTAAATAATTTCCGTGATTTTGGTGGTTATATTGGTGCAAATGGGAAACGGGTAAAATGGGGATTATTATACCGTTCTAATCATCTTCATGGTTTAAAACCAGATGCGCAACAGTATATTAAAACATTAAACATTCAAACAATTATAGATTATCGATGTGAAAATGAAATTAAAACTAGTCCGAATTCTTCAATTGGTGAAAAGCAAACCTTTAATTTTGATGCTTCAGCACAAACAGCAGAACTTGCAGCTCAATTTGCAGCTGATCCCAGCAATGAAGATCGAGCTCTAATTGAGAGTGTGTTGAGAGATATTCCGAAAGAATTAGTCAATGGCGAAGGAATTCAAGTTCTGGAGCAATATCGTAACTTTGTATTGAGTGAAAAGTCGAAGAATGCTTATCGACAAATGCTAAGAGTAGTATTAGATGGCAACAATAGTCCAAGTATTCAACACTGTCGTGGGGGTAAAGATAGGACTGGCTATGGCGTGTTACTTATCCAGATAATGTTAGGTGTATCTGAATCAGATATTATTTATGATTATATGTTAACTCACGATAACCGATTAGAACGTAATAAAATCAAAATGGAAGCTTATCGAAAAATAACCGATAATGAGGATGTTTTAGGATATTTGCTAAGTCTAATTGATACTCGTGAAAGTTTCGTATTAGAAATACTTAATACGATGAAAAAAGTTGCTGGAACACCAAGCAATTATATTAAACAAGAACTTGGTTTCACCGATCAAGATTTTGAAAAAATGCAGGCTATTTATCTAGAATCTTAA